The genomic stretch CACGCATGGCGCCGGGCGGCGCATGACGCGCGCTTCAACATGTCGAGAAACGTTTCCGCGCGCACGAAATGCGAGCACGAAGACGTGATCAGGATGCCGTCTTCAACCAGCGACTGCATCGCGGCCTTGTTCAACGCCTGATACAGGCCAAGGGCGCGTTCTTCTTGGCCGCGCGACTTCGCGAGCGCCGGCGGATCCAGCACGATGACGTCGTACCGGGCGTTTTGCGCAAGGACGTCCGCAATATCGGCTACGTCAAAGCGGCAGCATTCCGCGACGCCGTTGCATTGGGCCGTCCGGCGCGCGGCCTCGATCGCCGGGGACGAAGTGTCCACGCCAAGCGTTTCGCGGGCGCCGGCTAGGGCGGCATGGACGCTCCACATGCCCCGGTAGCAATGCCCGTCGAGCACGCGCGCGCCTTTCGCAAAACGCCGAATCAGCGGCCAATTGGCCCGTTGATCCAGAAAAAGGCCCGTTTTTTGGCCGGATTCGAGCGATACCGGCGCATGAACCCCGCCTAAAACCACTTCAAACGGATCGGGCGTGGTCCCCACGCGGACGGTTCGATGGGCAACCTCCAGCCGGACGCCTTCAATCCCCTCATGGGCCATGAACGCTTCCGCGATCGCGTCG from Candidatus Hydrogenedentota bacterium encodes the following:
- a CDS encoding class I SAM-dependent rRNA methyltransferase, with amino-acid sequence MKRLILNPREERRLLRGHAWAYRNEFASIPECDDGETVDVYTADRRFVGRGFYQAAGGIAVRIMARHQADTGAAWIRERIAEARAFRDRLFPDETVYRWVFGESDGLPGLVADRYGAVVAVESGCAFYARHFDAIAEAFMAHEGIEGVRLEVAHRTVRVGTTPDPFEVVLGGVHAPVSLESGQKTGLFLDQRANWPLIRRFAKGARVLDGHCYRGMWSVHAALAGARETLGVDTSSPAIEAARRTAQCNGVAECCRFDVADIADVLAQNARYDVIVLDPPALAKSRGQEERALGLYQALNKAAMQSLVEDGILITSSCSHFVRAETFLDMLKRASCAARRHACLIEMRGAAPDHPVLLAMPETAYLKCAVLRVR